The Papaver somniferum cultivar HN1 chromosome 3, ASM357369v1, whole genome shotgun sequence genome includes a region encoding these proteins:
- the LOC113361479 gene encoding uncharacterized protein LOC113361479 — MGKQDRSEARDGHEKVKRAKTQSDHRRQTAEPEQVPPPVLLNSGERQAPPVFLFLNKPMEKRLVRDGENYVSVFGFWVHPRYEPLYIQVATQHGHIASDAVFPDANLLVSHTLNVLDVVGEMVDAGDHPSVVQLQSWRRTITNASNIRFNIGWLDTLWQEAETKANARRDQLPGIIAGLEERVASVRIKLEALQETQERLIRETSKVVDQIIQAKKTLEEEEQLLVDASAEMAEQAGS, encoded by the coding sequence ATGGGTAAGCAGGATCGCTCGGAGGCCAGAGATGGTCATGAGAAGGTGAAGAGGGCCAAGACCCAGAGCGACCATCGTCGTCAAACTGCGGAGCCTGAGCAGGTTCCCCCGCCTGTTCTTCTGAATAGTGGCGAGCGTCAGGCCCCGCCTGTCTTTCTTTTTTTGAACAAGCCCATGGAGAAACGTCTTGTCCGGGACGGAGAGAATTACGTGTCAGTGTTTGGATTCTGGGTGCATCCTCGTTACGAGCCATTATATATTCAAGTGGCGACACAGCATGGCCATATTGCCTCAGACGCGGTCTTTCCTGACGCTAACCTTCTTGTGTCTCACACTTTGAATGTTCTGGATGTGGTGGGCGAGATGGTAGACGCTGGTGATCACCCGTCTGTTGTGCAGCTACAAAGCTGGCGTCGGACGATTACTAATGCTTCCAACATCCGGTTTAACATTGGATGGCTGGATACACTTTGGCAGGAGGCTGAGACGAAGGCGAACGCTCGTCGAGACCAATTGCCAGGCATTATTGCTGGTCTTGAGGAAAGGGTTGCTTCTGTGAGGATCAAATTGGAGGCGTTGCAGGAAACTCAGGAGCGCCTGATCCGGGAAACAAGTAAGGTTGTTGATCAGATCATTCAGGCCAAAAAGACGTTGGAAGAGGAGGAACAGTTGTTGGTGGACGCCAGCGCGGAGATGGCCGAACAGGCTGGGTCGTGA
- the LOC113359738 gene encoding uncharacterized protein LOC113359738, producing MGGANLIPIYYLSKTLKDAKLRYIPAEKACLPLILAAQKIRHYLLKHKCYVVAAANPIVYLTTKPIQSGKLACWSMQLLEFDFTPIRPQGVWGQAIADLLAELPGSDTSEIHTDLPGEIASAEETPPQKWKISFDGSSYGSNGGAGIIFESLEGNIKPYAYKLDYPCTNNAAEYESFLIRMQMALEMGIKDLEVTGDSRLLVNKMEGDFRMKEPTLAVYRDKAQRLMRRFDRIAIEHMGRLVNKHAEALATMASKLQMSQGDREVITIIKKTSPMALKERDAMEELDWRRVIIADLKRPPEERQLSWKTLKAYTLLERDLYFITTGDGLCRFLGPNEIKEKLEEIHA from the coding sequence ATGGGAGGAGCTAATCTCATTCCGATTTACTACCTCAGCAAGACACTGAAAGATGCAAAACTGCGATACATTCCCGCCGAGAAAGCATGCTTGCCATTAATTCTAGCGGCGCAGAAAATACGCCACTATCTCCTGAAACATAAATGTTATGTAGTAGCAGCGGCTAACCCAATTGTCTACTTGACAACCAAGCCAATCCAATCAGGCAAACTTGCATGTTGGTCGATGCAGCTGTTGGAATTCGATTTCACACCAATACGACCTCAAGGGGTTTGGGGTCAAGCGATCGCAGACTTACTTGCGGAACTTCCAGGATCAGATACTTCTGAAATACACACTGACCTGCCAGGCGAAATCGCTTCGGCGGAAGAAACACCGCCCCAGAAATGGAAGATATCTTTTGATGGATCCTCTTATGGAAGTAACGGGGGCGCTGGAATAATCTTTGAATCCCTTGAAGGCAACATCAAACCGTACGCTTACAAGCTCGACTACCCATGCACCAATAACGCTGCTGAATACGAGAGTTTCCTCATTAGGATGCAGATGGCGCTGGAAATGGGAATTAAGGACTTGGAGGTTACGGGCGATTCAAGACTCCTTGTAAATAAAATGGAAGGCGACTTTCGCATGAAAGAACCAACACTAGCAGTTTATCGAGATAAAGCTCAAAGGCTAATGCGACGTTTCGACCGCATTGCCATAGAACACATGGGACGCCTGGTAAACAAGCATGCAGAAGCATTAGCAACAATGGCATCAAAGCTGCAAATGTCGCAAGGGGATAGAGAGGTCATCACCATCATCAAGAAAACTTCACCCATGGCCCTGAAAGAAAGAGATGCTATGGAAGAACTGGACTGGCGCCGTGTGATAATAGCAGATCTAAAACGCCCGCCGGAAGAAAGACAATTATCGTGGAAAACGCTAAAGGCTTATACGCTTCTAGAAAGAGATTTGTACTTCATCACAACGGGGGACGGATTGTGCCGTTTCCTTGGACCAAATGAAATTAAAGAGAAGCTGGAGGAAATACACGCTTAA